Proteins encoded within one genomic window of Desertibacillus haloalkaliphilus:
- a CDS encoding IS3 family transposase, translating into DYYNNKRIKEKLHWMSPIQFREARQEILSTVPA; encoded by the coding sequence AGACTACTACAATAACAAACGAATCAAGGAAAAGCTGCATTGGATGAGTCCGATTCAGTTTAGAGAAGCACGACAAGAGATTCTCTCCACCGTGCCTGCTTAA